The Taeniopygia guttata chromosome 6, bTaeGut7.mat, whole genome shotgun sequence genome contains a region encoding:
- the HIF1AN gene encoding hypoxia-inducible factor 1-alpha inhibitor — protein sequence MAAASSSSSSSSSSSSSSSSSSSSSSSCSSSAAHAGCREGPAVAAGPGWSDSQFRRYSFETRPIPRLSHSDPRAEELIENEEPVVLTDTNLVYPALKWDLDYLQENIGNGDFSVYSASTHKFLYYDEKKMANFKNFKPKSSREEMKFAEFVDRLKEIQQKGSAERLYLQQTLNDTVGRKIVVDFLGFNWNWINKQQGKRGWGQLTSNLLLIGMEGNVTPAHYDEQQNFFAQIKGYKRCILFPPDQFECLYPYPVHHPCDRQSQVDFDNPDYEKFPNFRNVVGYETVVGPGDVLYIPMYWWHHIESLLNGGITITVNFWYKGAPTPKRIEYPLKAHQKVAIMRNIEKMLGEALGNPQEVGPLLNMMIKGRYD from the exons ATGGCGGCggcctcgtcctcctcctcctcttcttcctcttcttcttcttcttcctcctcttcctcctcctcttcttcctcctgctcctcctcggCGGCTCACGCGGGTTGCCGGGAGGGCCCGGCGGTGGCGGCAGGGCCCGGCTGGAGCGACTCCCAGTTCCGCCGCTACTCCTTCGAGACACGGCCCATCCCGCGGCTCAGCCACAGCGACCCCCGCGCCGAGGAGCTCATCGAGAACGAG GAGCCAGTGGTGCTGACAGATACAAATCTGGTTTATCCTGCCCTGAAATGGGACCTGGACTACCTCCAGGAAAACATTGGCAATGGGGACTTCTCAGTGTATAGTGCCAGCACACACAAGTTTTTGTACTACGATGAGAAAAAAATGGCCAATTTTAAGAACTTCAAACCCAAGTCAAGCAGGGAAGAAATGAAGTTTGCCGAGTTTGTGGACAGACTCAaagaaatacaacaaaaagGGAGTGCTGAGAG GCTATATCTACAGCAAACATTGAATGACACAGTTGGAAGGAAGATTGTAGTGGATTTCCTTGGCTTCAACTGGAACTGGATTAACAAGCAGCAAGGGAAACGTGGCTGGGGTCAACTGACTTCTAACTTGCTTCTTATTGGCATGGAAG GGAATGTGACACCAGCTCATTATGACGAGCAACAGAACTTCTTTGCTCAGATTAAGGGTTACAAGAGGTGTATCCTGTTTCCTCCTGATCAGTTTGAATGCCTCTACCCTTATCCTGTGCACCATCCATGTGACAGACAGAGCCAG GTGGATTTTGACAATCCTGACTATGAAAAGTTTCCAAACTTCCGGAATGTGGTTGGCTATGAGACAGTGGTGGGTCCTGGGGACGTGCTGTACATACCTATGTACTG GTGGCACCACATTGAGTCTCTCCTGAATGGGGGGATTACCATCACTGTGAACTTCTGGTACAAG GGTGCCCCAACCCCAAAGAGAATTGAGTATCCATTAAAGGCTCATCAGAAAGTGGCAATAATGAGGAACATTGAGAAGATGCTGGGAGAAGCCTTAGGAAATCCACAAGAG GTGGGTCCCTTGTTGAATATGATGATTAAGGGCCGGTATGACTAA
- the NDUFB8 gene encoding NADH dehydrogenase [ubiquinone] 1 beta subcomplex subunit 8, mitochondrial — MAAGALRGVLWPRAAAGLRAARAALAAPAGARAASEMSQDMMPGPYPRTPEERAAAAKKYNMRVEDYQPYPDDGLGYGDYPMLPNKSQYERDPWYQWDQPDMRHNWGEPMHWDFDMYIRNRVDTSPTVVPWHTMSKHFLLFLSIMLIMFGLGEIYPSYRPVGPKQYPFNDLYLEKGGDPNKKPPTVIHYEI; from the exons ATGGCGGCGGGCGCTCTCCGCGGTGTCCTCTGGCCCCGGGCGGCCGCCGGGCTCCGGGCGGCCCGGGCCGCCTTGGCGGCGCCTGCCGGGGCGCGGGCGG CCTCGGAGATGTCCCAGGACATGATGCCCGGGCCGTATCCGCGGACTCCGGAGGAGCGGGCGGCCGCTGCGAAGAAGTACAACATGCGGGTGGAGGACTATCAGCCCTACCCCGACGATGGCCTGGG GTATGGAGATTATCCCATGCTCCCTAATAAGTCGCAATATGAGAGAGACCCCTGGTACCAGTGGGACCAGCCGGACATGAGGCACAACTGGGGAGAGCCG ATGCACTGGGATTTTGACATGTACATTCGGAACCGGGTTGATACATCCCCCACTGTCGTTCCCTGGCACACCATGAGCAAACACTTCTTGCTCTTTTTGAGCATAATGCTGATCATGTTTGGTCTTGGAGAAATCTACCCATCCTACAGGCCTGTG GGACCGAAGCAATATCCCTTCAATGACCTGTATCTGGAGAAAGGAGGAGACCCCAATAAAAAGCCACCAACAGTGATACACTATGAAATTTGA